DNA from Lates calcarifer isolate ASB-BC8 linkage group LG14, TLL_Latcal_v3, whole genome shotgun sequence:
CGGAGGCCTGCTGGGGGCGGTGCCACACCTGGGAGGTAACGCTcatacacatgtatatacacacacatgaacacacgcAGTAAAGAAGCAGAACATCAGTCACATTTAGCCAAGTCCCAGTTTTTCCATTGCTATTTCTGAAAGCTTCCATAATACTGGAATTATGAAACATTAAATGAATGATTAATGACCCAGGACTCAACCCAAACCATAAGAAGGCTGATGACCCACTCTCAGCTCTGACCCATATGTCACTGTCATAAAAGATACTCAAATCCCTCCAAGTTGGGAGGGTTAGAGAATTTTTACTGAAATTGTTCTGGTTTGCAGAGATTCATATTTCACCTCAGAGTAATTGAAAAACCAAGTTTAGTGGGTCAGGCTCAGTCAGACTCTTTAGAGGAGAAATAGCTCTGAATAAGCAACATCAGAGATGACTCAGTCACATGGCAGAAGGTCAGTAAAACACAAAGCTTCTCAAGGTTCACTTACTACTTTTCTCTCCAGGGCTTTCCACTGTATCTCATGGTCTGTCGCAGTGGGTGGAGTTTGctcattttgaaaaaataaaatcttaagtCGTGATCCACTTACTATCTTTTTTTGGAGCATTCACCTGTATCTCACAGTCTTCCATGGTGGATAGAGTTtgttaatttaacaaaaaatggAAAGTCAAGGTCCCCTTACTTGCTTATCCTGGGGCTTTTAACCACATCTCACAATCTTCCTCAGATGGTCCTTCCACAGAGGACAGTTAGCTGGCTTTGAAAGCTCAGGAGAAAGTCagtaaatggaccttgagttattattttttgcaaacTACCTATTTCCAAGTAAAGAATAAACATGAATCAACATGTCTTCAACACATTCTCAcaaaacctggacaaatgaTCCAAAAAGCAACTTGGGCTCTTTTATATCACAAAGAGCAAAAAGACTAGAAGTGATTGATAAGATCAGAGTTAGATGTTGCTCTGTTTCCATCCCTAACAATATCAGCACAACCTGATTGGTGTGACTAAATGGTCACTAAGGTTTGTTACAAGCAGAAGACTATTCAGACTAAAGATCAGTTATTCTATACTCCTACACTGCTAACAGCTGTGATCCTTCAGACTTCTTGTGGTTTATTACCCTCAGGTGTGATGTCAACTAGGACAGAAAACATTAGCATTATTCATAATAATTCTGTCTGTGACCTATGACATTTTAAGCATGTAGCTTTTTATctatttgttttatcttttttactCAAAAGTGCAACTCAGTcccagaggtcaaaggttataCCTGTAacctgtgtgtacctgtgtgaaCCCTGTAGAAACCAGTGCCGGATCCCCCCTACATCCAGCGACACCACcgtgtgtgtacatacagcCGTACCCGCCACATGACTGCCCGGCTGCCAGGCTGCCAGCCTGATGTCTCCCCTCTCTACCATTATCCCATGGCCCTGCACTGCCACTGTGCCATCTGCTCCACACAGGACACAGAGTGTGAGACCTTCTGAGGAACAGAGTAGcactttcagtgtgtgtttcactgatacgaacacacacagattaaaataATGCAATCCAGATATATGAGTGGCTGGGAGATTTTCTGAGGGGTTATGACAGCACAGCACTTTTAGCAAGAAATGTTAGCAagtttatattttataacaGAAAAAGCATTGAAGGAAGGACACTTGACATCAACTAACCTAAAACTTATCCCTCCATGTGTATATCAACATACAGTATAGGTCTGTATGTAagaaggagaaataaaaaaattaaaaaaagaatatcaaaaTAAGAGTTCTGTGATTCTTTGCCATGATGttaacaaaactgaatttaaaaacatacagataaaggcacttttttgttgttctgaATTTGAAATGATAAGGTCCTTAATTTAGGCCTAATCCTGAGGCtcaaaaatagttttattgTACTACCAAATTAATACCTTAATTACATACAAGTTTATCTTGTACTCACATGGTGCATATTACTATACAAATCTGTGTAATCAGTTTATTTGAAGATGATGTGGCACATACACAATTCACAGAAAGATGGTAGTGTTGAGGTCAGTAGAAACCCACATCTTATTTCCCATGCTGATACCCTTACTGTGTATCATGTTCTGTAACATAGTAAGTACAGTATTTACCTtgacacacagtgtgtgtgtatactcaTGTGGTGGGTAAATCAGTGACATTGTGAGGACTTATCCTCCTTTTGGGGACAGAATTCAAGTCCCCACAACATGAATCATTTAAATTGAGGCTTAACAgtttaaggttaaggttagggttattATTAGGATTAGGCATGTAGTGGTCACGATTAAGGTTAAAGTGAGTCAACAGGACATTAATGTCGATGTAATGTCCCCTTAAGTGATGGaaacaagtttgtgtgtgtgtgagagagaagcaAAGGTCTCCATATACCACTGACAGTTGCAGATTAGAAATTTATTGAAAAACAATTTCATTGCAAACATACAGTGCATACTTTCTCTTGTCATTTCATTGCCATTTCAAGCATTCTTTGGTTTCATCAATAGATATTATTTACAAATGTCTTTCAGTTCAAattcataaatataaatatattttgtacattCTTTAGTCTCTTGTCTGTGTTTAGTGGTTATTGTAAAGAATGAAACTTTTTATTGATATGACCTTTATGTTGATTCCAAATGTTGACAATatattgacttttttgtttaatgagaGTCTATGAAGATATGATTTAACTGTCTCAACTGTAATTCATTTTGATATATttcaaaattcaaaagaaaGGTGAAACCAGTGATTTTGATTATAAGTCTCTGCGTACTTACTCTTCCTACTGAGTCACTAAGTATGAATGATAGTATGACTATTTTTATGTCTAGCTGCTTACAGTAAATCAAGTGTTTGCCAAGCCTCaaagcaaaatataaaaaaggttcagtttgactgacagaatTTATACCGCCTTTAACACAAATGTGTATCAATCAAGTTTTCTAGAAGAACCACACTAAACATCACatttacacaagcacacacaaacaaggaaacatgcgagcacatacagacacacacacacacacatacttacaaAAGTACTCGTacaaaaactgtaaattttGCAATTCAATATCAAAGTCCTGTGTGATTGATCCAGAAAATTTCACTTGACTTTAGAGGAAAATTTCAGTTACGTGGTTTAGGGAgtcctgtcttttctttccgtcttttgatcattttcagtcaacctttctttcactcttaaagaaaacaagtgaaGGACACTGTGGTTTTGTATGTAACATGGTGGAAGGCCAATTTGTTTTCAATCAAATAAGTTAAAACGAGCTTTCTTCAATATTTGAAACAAGCCGACATAGATAGAAAAAGGACAGTTAGTGGTGCATTGCTGAAACTCTTGCATTTCAATCACTGAAGCTGTGATTTGGTTCTTATCCTGGTGTATATTTGCTCTGTAGCACACTGTCTTGACGTGTTAGTAGCGGGACTTGCGGCACATGTCGCAGCGACATGCCTTTGCTGTCAGGATCTCTATTTCGTCATGGTGACGACCGCGAGGGCAGTCCAGGCGAACTTTGACCTGAGGGAAGACAAGCCACGTTTTGCcaaaataagcaaaaataaTAGAAACTTAATGCTGTAGTACATGTCCAGTTACCTCCCTCCACTCCTCACCTTGGCGTCCTTGCTGATGGTGCAGCATCGTGAGGCCGAGGTGATGTTGTGGGTAAAGTTGGAGGCCACTAGTACAGAATATCTGGACGGGAAGGCACTGGACTCACAGTAGCCCACGCAGGCATAGACCAGGTGGGTGCCTTTACACGTGTTGCGGCGGTCGCTGCGGATGGTCACGTTGAAGGCTGGCGATGagggaaacaacaacaatggatGACAGATGAGctcatgtatgtgttttgtgtgtgtgtgtgtgtgtgtgtgtgtgtgcatttgggatgcaacacttgaaaaacagtGTTGCTCCTGCTGATTTGGTAACACTGATTTTTCCAACTGTGTTCTGTATAGGTGTAACTCACGGTGAAGGTGACAGCCAGGGGTGAGGCCATCATAGCTCCAACTGATgggagagaagagcagcagcagtgacatcaCTGGTAAGACCAGCAGGCACAGGTGTGAGGTCATGCACAGCGACATCTGGATGGCAGCCTGGAGGGCGCAAATAGAACAACATAACTGTAAAGCTCTAGAAAAGCTACAAATTTCACTTCTGAACTCAGGATAGCAAAGAAGCTGTGACCCTGTCAAACACTCAAGTCTCAGCCATCTGCTGCTGAACTTTGCTCTCGAATCAAAGTGCTGCTCTGAGCCCCCTCCTTTATCTACCCAAGGTGATTTCCCATCCTGTGCGTCACTCAGCTGGGTAACAGctaatgtgaataaaaacaatgCTGTCTTTACCTTTTCAGCCTGCCTCATTTAACAGCTACCTGCTGACACAGGTATATACACAATCTTAGCTTTCACTGACTCATACAAATGTACACGTAGCTGTGTGCATGATCGCAGTCCCATAGTCGTTATATCACTATATGCGAATAACAGTCTTGATTTCATATGGAGAaaaggtgtgtctgtgtttccccACACATAAGTGTGAACATGTAgtatatgtgcacacatgcatgcatgatCCTGAGTGTTCATGTGATGCACGTGCCTATGcccccctcacacactcacactccaACACGTGTGTAAATACTAAAGTCATATTTTCCTGGGAATTTGGTGATCCTGACCCTTGCCCTCTAAAATGGCAGCTCTTTCCAGCTCTGCTTCCCCCATCCAACAGGAGAGTTGGGAATCGCCGCTGCAGTGATGGTGGAACAGCCCTGGGGACGCCATTAACGCAGCTGGTACGACCAAATTAACAggtcaggagtgtgtgtgtgtgtgtgtgtgtgtgtgagactatGCGCGAATGAGGCCATTAACCCCATGTCAG
Protein-coding regions in this window:
- the LOC108888778 gene encoding glycoprotein hormone beta-5 codes for the protein MHLHPLSITFLLLLVAEAAVCVTVTTTTLHGFRGCAVREFSFVAQKPGCKGLRITTEACWGRCHTWEKPVPDPPYIQRHHRVCTYSRTRHMTARLPGCQPDVSPLYHYPMALHCHCAICSTQDTECETF
- the gpha2 gene encoding glycoprotein hormone alpha-2, which gives rise to MSLCMTSHLCLLVLPVMSLLLLFSPISWSYDGLTPGCHLHPFNVTIRSDRRNTCKGTHLVYACVGYCESSAFPSRYSVLVASNFTHNITSASRCCTISKDAKVKVRLDCPRGRHHDEIEILTAKACRCDMCRKSRY